The proteins below are encoded in one region of Syntrophotalea carbinolica DSM 2380:
- the hemW gene encoding radical SAM family heme chaperone HemW, which produces MQPARHPRIVAPRSLEGPGLYLHIPFCLRKCPYCDFFSLPAEPGLLTAYPDLLIAQLEIEKRSHRWQGRLSTVFFGGGTPSLLSPDAIGRILNEADRLFGLSAEAEISLEANPGTVTLDSLSGYRAAGINRLSFGVQSLDDAYLQRLGRIHTAADAHSAVHWARKAGFDNLSCDLIFALPDQSSQAALEDLENMLRLEPQHLSCYGLGIEPGTPLAQALEDGRLRPATEQAYADTFLRLHARLAEAGYEHYEISNYARPGRHCRHNLNTWRRQPYLGVGPGAHSFCARNWGERRAVPADFDRFVETVSAGLDPSTVLETFQREEAMAETAYLGLRCAEGVNDAAFSHRFGTTFAEVFEQAIKRCGKHLSLQDGHWCLDLEGWLLFDHFITDFL; this is translated from the coding sequence GTGCAACCGGCCCGTCACCCCCGCATTGTCGCGCCCCGGTCCCTTGAAGGACCGGGGCTTTATCTGCACATCCCTTTTTGCCTGCGCAAGTGCCCTTACTGCGACTTCTTTTCGCTCCCGGCCGAACCAGGCCTGCTGACCGCCTACCCCGACCTGCTTATCGCCCAGTTGGAGATCGAAAAACGCAGCCATCGCTGGCAAGGGCGCTTATCGACGGTTTTTTTCGGCGGCGGCACCCCCTCCCTGTTATCGCCGGACGCCATCGGCCGGATCCTCAATGAAGCCGACCGTTTGTTCGGTCTGTCCGCCGAGGCCGAAATATCTCTGGAGGCCAATCCCGGCACCGTGACCCTGGACAGTCTCAGCGGTTACCGCGCGGCCGGCATCAACAGACTGTCCTTCGGAGTGCAATCCCTCGACGACGCCTATCTGCAACGCCTGGGACGTATCCATACCGCCGCCGACGCACACAGCGCTGTGCACTGGGCACGCAAGGCCGGGTTCGACAACCTTAGCTGCGACCTGATCTTTGCCCTGCCCGATCAATCGTCACAGGCGGCCCTGGAGGATCTCGAGAACATGCTGCGACTCGAACCGCAGCATCTGTCCTGCTACGGTCTCGGCATCGAGCCCGGCACGCCGTTGGCCCAGGCCCTGGAAGACGGCCGGTTACGGCCGGCAACCGAGCAGGCCTATGCCGACACCTTCCTGCGCCTGCACGCCCGTCTTGCCGAAGCCGGTTACGAGCATTATGAAATTTCCAATTACGCCCGGCCCGGTCGTCACTGCCGACACAATCTCAACACCTGGCGCCGCCAGCCTTATCTGGGGGTCGGTCCGGGGGCGCACTCCTTCTGCGCCCGCAACTGGGGTGAACGCCGCGCCGTACCTGCCGATTTCGATCGCTTCGTCGAGACCGTGAGCGCCGGTCTCGACCCTTCCACAGTACTCGAAACCTTTCAGCGCGAAGAGGCCATGGCGGAAACCGCCTATCTCGGTCTGCGCTGCGCCGAAGGCGTGAATGACGCCGCTTTTTCCCATCGTTTCGGGACGACCTTCGCAGAAGTCTTCGAACAGGCCATAAAACGGTGCGGCAAGCACTTGAGCCTGCAAGACGGTCACTGGTGCCTGGACCTGGAAGGATGGTTGCTTTTCGACCATTTCATCACCGATTTCCTATAG
- the nhaD gene encoding sodium:proton antiporter NhaD, with amino-acid sequence MLVGMTALPAAASSEEAVANLTETPYGLIGLVLFVAAYVLVIFEEKLHLRKSKPVILAAGIIWILVALAYHHIGQPEAAHHAILGNLVEYAELFLFLLAAMTYINAMEERNVFRSLRAWLVSRGFTLRTVFWLTGLLSFLISPVADNLTTALLMGTVAMTVGGANRRFISLACINIVVAANAGGAFSPFGDITTLMVWQKGKVDFIEFFAIFLPSLINWLIPAIIMSLAIKKEQPEALDQAMRMKFGARRIIILFLLTIVTAVSFHNFLHLPPAVGMMLGLGYLSFFSYYIKIKEHRLNAGGGPLDITGTNGQPGFDLFRKIAKAEWDTLLFFYGVILCVGGLGQFGYLAVASNFMYLDLGATTANILVGILSAIVDNIPVMFAVLTMDPQMSHGQWLLVTLTAGVGGSLLSIGSAAGVALMGSARGVYTFGQHLKWTWAVALGYAASILVHLWVNVHHM; translated from the coding sequence ATGCTGGTCGGGATGACCGCCCTCCCTGCTGCAGCCAGCAGCGAAGAAGCCGTTGCCAATCTGACCGAAACCCCCTACGGCCTTATCGGCCTGGTGTTGTTTGTCGCCGCTTATGTCCTGGTGATTTTCGAAGAGAAACTGCACCTGCGTAAAAGCAAACCGGTCATTCTGGCCGCCGGGATCATCTGGATTCTGGTAGCTTTGGCCTATCATCACATCGGCCAGCCCGAAGCGGCCCACCACGCTATCCTGGGCAACCTGGTCGAATACGCCGAGCTGTTCCTGTTTTTGCTGGCGGCCATGACCTATATCAACGCCATGGAAGAGCGCAACGTGTTTCGCTCGTTGCGTGCCTGGCTGGTCTCGCGCGGGTTTACCCTGCGCACCGTGTTCTGGCTGACCGGTCTGCTGTCGTTTCTCATCTCGCCGGTCGCCGACAACCTGACCACCGCTTTGCTGATGGGAACCGTGGCCATGACCGTGGGCGGCGCCAACCGCCGTTTCATCAGCCTGGCCTGCATCAACATCGTGGTTGCGGCCAATGCCGGCGGGGCCTTCTCTCCTTTCGGCGACATCACCACCCTGATGGTCTGGCAAAAAGGCAAGGTCGATTTCATCGAGTTTTTCGCTATCTTCCTGCCGTCCCTGATCAACTGGCTGATTCCGGCCATCATCATGAGCCTGGCGATTAAAAAAGAGCAGCCCGAAGCCCTCGACCAGGCCATGCGGATGAAATTCGGCGCGCGGCGTATCATTATACTGTTCCTGCTGACCATCGTTACGGCCGTATCTTTTCACAACTTCCTGCACCTGCCTCCGGCAGTGGGCATGATGCTGGGTCTGGGGTATCTGTCGTTTTTCTCTTACTACATCAAGATCAAAGAGCACCGTCTGAATGCCGGCGGCGGTCCGCTGGATATCACCGGCACCAACGGCCAGCCCGGCTTCGATCTGTTCCGCAAGATCGCCAAGGCCGAGTGGGATACCCTGTTGTTCTTTTACGGTGTCATCCTGTGCGTCGGCGGCCTGGGCCAGTTCGGTTATCTGGCCGTAGCCTCCAACTTCATGTATCTCGACCTCGGCGCCACCACCGCCAACATCCTGGTGGGGATCCTGTCGGCCATCGTCGACAATATCCCGGTGATGTTCGCGGTATTGACCATGGATCCGCAGATGTCCCACGGCCAATGGCTGCTGGTGACTCTGACCGCCGGGGTCGGCGGCAGCCTGCTGTCCATCGGTTCGGCGGCCGGCGTGGCCCTGATGGGCAGCGCACGCGGCGTTTACACTTTCGGTCAACACCTTAAATGGACCTGGGCGGTAGCCCTCGGCTATGCCGCCAGCATCCTTGTACACCTGTGGGTCAACGTTCACCACATGTAA